Within the Streptomyces vilmorinianum genome, the region AGATCGTGGTGCCCGCCGCCGAGGCGCGCGTCGAGGTGACCGTCCACGACCTGCGGGCGGAGGCGCTCCAGGCCGCGGTCGACCGGGCCGCCGGGTACCTCTTCGACCTGGCCGCCGAGATCCCGACCCGCGTCGACCTCTTCCGTACCGGCCCCCGGGACCATGTCCTGCTGCTGTGCATCCACCACATCGCCAGCGACGGCTGGTCCCTCGCCCCGCTCGTGAAGGACCTCTGCGAGGCCTACAACGCCCACCGCGCCGCCACCGCACCGGAGACGGCCGAACTCGGCGTGCAGTACGTGGACTACACGCTGTGGCAGCGCGAGCTGCTCGGCTCCACGGACGACCCGGACTCCCCGATGTCCCGGCAGCTCGGCTACTGGCGCGAGCGGCTCGCCGGCGCCCCCGAGCTGCTCGACCTGCCCACCGACCGGCCGCGCCCGGCGCTCGCCGGCTTCCGCGGCGACGTCGTCCGCTTCGACGTCGGCGCCGCGCTCACCGAGCGGCTGCAGTCCCTCGCCCAGCGGGAGCGGGCCAGCCTCTTCATGGTGCTCCAGGCCGCCACCGCGACCCTGCTCACCAAGCTCGGCGCGGGCACCGACATCCCGCTCGGCTCCCCCCTCGCCGGCCGCGCCGACAGCGCGCTCGACGAGCTCGTCGGCTTCTTCGTGAACACGCTCGTGCTGCGCACCGACACCTCGGGCAACCCGGCCTTCACCGAGCTGCTCGCCCGCGTCAACGCCTCGAACCTCGCCGCGTACGAGCACCAGGACCTGCCCTTCGAGTACCTGGTCGAGGTCCTCAACCCGGCCCGCACCACCAGCCACCACCCGCTGTTCCAGGTGATGCTGGTGCTGCAGAACAACGTCGAACCCGAGTGGCGGCTCGACGGGCTCGCGGCCGCGCACGAGACCGTGCCCACGCACACCGCGAAGTTCGACCTGACGATCGAGCTCACCGAGCGCTTCGACGAGCACGGCGCGCCCGACGGGCTGCGCGGCGAGATCGAGTACGCGACCGACCTCTTCGACCGGGAGACCGTCGAACGGTTCGCCCGCTATCTGCTGCGGATCCTCGACGCGGTCGTCGCCGACCCCGCCCGCCCGCTGGACTCCGTCGACCTCCTCGACGGGCCCGAGCGCACGTCGCTCCTCGACACCTGGAACGCGACCGCCCTCGACCTGCCCGGCGACTGCTTCCCCGCCCTCTTCGAGGCGCAGGTCGCCCGCACCCCCGACGGGCTCGCCCTCGTCCACGAGGACACCGAGCTGAGCTACGCCGAACTCGACCGGCGCGCCAACCGGATCGCCCACTGGCTCATCGCGCGCGGCGTCGGCCGCGACGACGTCGTGGGCCTCTCGCTGCGCCGCTCTCCCGAGCTCCTCGCGGGCCTCCTGGGCATCCTGAAGGCCGGCGGGGTGTATCTGCCGCTCGACCCCGACTACCCGCCCGAGCGGCTCGCGTTCATGGTCGAGGACACCCGCCTCAAGGTGCTGCTCACCACGGGCGACGTGCTCGCGAAGCTGCCCGCCGAGGCCCACGGCGTCCTCCGCCTCGACGTCGACGACCCGGACGCGCGGGCCGAGCTGGCGGCGATGCCCGACCACGCCCCGACCGACGCCGAACGGCTCGCCCCGCTGCGGCCCGAGGACCTGGCGTACGTCATCTACACCTCGGGCTCGACCGGCCGGCCCAAGGGTGTCGCCGTCACCCACCGCGGCATCCCCAACCTGGCCCGCAGCTACATCGAACGGTACGGCCTCGACGAGAACTCCCGCTTCCTGCAGTTCTCCTCGATCAACTTCGATCCGACGTTCTGCGAGATGTGCTGCACCCTGCTCTCCGGCGCGGCCGTCGTCCTCACCTCGCCCGAGGAGCTGCTCTCCCCGGACCGCCAGCGCGCGCTGACCGCCCGCCACCGGCCCACCCACATCACCTTCTCGCCGACGATCCTCGGCTCCATGGCCGAGGACGCGCTCGCCGGCGTGCGGAACCTGATGGTGGCCGGCGAGGCCTGCCCGCCCGGACTCGCCGCGACCTGGTCGCGGGGCCGCACGATGATCAACGCGTACGGGCCGACCGAGGCGACCGTCGACACCCTGTACTGGGAGTGCGGCAGCGCCGGCCCCGCGTTCGAGGCCGACTCGGTGCCCGTGGGCCGCCCCCTGCACAACACCCGGGTCTACGTCCTGGACGCCGCGCTGCGGCCCGTCGCCCCGGGCGTCACCGGCGAGCTGTACATCGCCGGCCACGGCCTCGCCCGCGGCTATCTGGGCCGCCCCGGTCTGACCGCCGAACGGTTCGTCGCCTGCCCGTACGGCCCGCCCGGTACCCGGATGTACCGCACCGGCGACCTCGCGAAGTGGCGCACACTGCCCGGCGGCGAGGGGGTCGTCGACTTCGTCGGCCGCGCCGACGACCAGGTCAAGATCCGCGGCATGCGGATCGAGCTCGGCGAGATCGAGGCCGTGCTCGACACTCACGAGGGCGTCGCCCAGTCCGTCGTCGTCGTCCGCGAGGACACCGCCGACCACAAGCAGCTCGTCGGCTATGTCGTACCCAAGGCCGGCGACGCGGCCGCCCGTGACCTCGCCGACGACATCGAGCACGTCGACAAGTGGCAGGAGATCCACGAGCAGGGCTACAGCGAACAGGAGGACCTGGGCGTCGAGCAGGACTTCACCGGCTGGAACAGCAGCTACGACAACCAGCCGATCCCGCTGGAGGAGATGCGCGAGTGGCAGGCCGCGACCGTCGGCCGCATCCTCGACCTGCGCCCGCGCCACGTCCTGGAGGTCGGCGTCGGCTCCGGCCTGATCCTGTGGCAGGTCGCCCCGCACGTCGACACGTACACGGGCGTCGACTTCTCGCCCTCCCTGATCCAGACGCTCGGCGCCCGCGTCGAGGAGTCGGAGCTGCGCGACCGGGTGCTGCTGCGCAGCCTCGCCGCGCACGAGATCGGGGACCTGGCGGGCCGGCGCTTCGACACCGTCGTCATCAACTCGGTCGCCCAGTACTTCCCGAGCGTCCACTACCTGATCGACGTCCTGAAGCAGGCCATGGAGCTCCTGGAGCCCGGCGGCCGGATCTTCCTCGGCGACATCCGCCATCTGCGGCTGCTGCACCCCTTCCTCACCGCGACCGCCCTGCACGGCGGCGCGCACGCCGACGAACCTGTCGCGGCCGTCCGGGACCTGGTGGCCCACACCGTGGAGCTGGAGAGCGAGCTCCTCCTCGACCCCGCGTTCTTCAGCCGGATCGGCGAGGAGATCACGGACGTCGCGGGCGTCGACATCCAGCTCAAGCGCGGCCACCACCGCAACGAGCTGACGGACTTCCGCTACGAGGTCGTCCTCCACAAGCGGGGCGCCGAGCTGCGCTCCGTACGGGAGGCGCCCGAGCTCATCTGGCAGGAATCGGGAGGCCTGGACGCCCTGCGGGACCGGCTGGAGGCGCAGCGCCCTGCGATGCTGCGCGTCACCGGCATCCCCAACCACCGCGTCGCCGCCGAGATCGAGGCCGCCCACCGTGTCCGTACGGAGTCGGCGGCCCGGATACGCGACCTCGGGCTCGATGCCCGCGAACGCCCGGGCGTCGACCCGGAGGCGGTGCACACGCTGGCCGAACAGCTCGGCTACCGCGCCAGGGCGACCTGGACCGACGCCTCGGAGGGCGACCTCTTCGACGTCCTCCTCGTCGACGCGGGCGACCCGGCGGCCGAGCACCCGCTCCTGACCGACCTGTTCCTGCACAAGGCCGCGCCCGGACAGTCCCTGTACGAGCACGGCAACGACCCGCGCGCCGAGGACCACGGCCGCAAGCTCGCGCTCGAACTGCGCCGGCACGCCGCCCGCCACCTCCCCGAGCACATGGTGCCCGCGGCCGTCGTCCTGCTCGACAGGCTGCCGCTCACCCCGAACGGAAAGCTCGACACCCGGCAGCTCCCGGCCCCGGACTTCACCTCCCGTGCCGTACGCCCGCCGCGCACCGAGCGGGAGATCACCCTCGCCCGGCTCTTCGCCGAGGTCCTCGGTCTCGACACCGTCGGCGTCGACGACCAGTTCTTCGACCTCGGCGGCGACTCCATCCGCTCGATCCAGCTGGTCAGCCGCGCCCGCGCCGAGGGCTTCGTGATCACCCCTCGGGACGTCTTCCAGTACCAGACCGTCGAGGCGCTGATCGTCCGCGCCGCCCAGCAGGCCGAGACGCTCGACCCCGCGGTCGTGGCCGCCGGCGAACTGCCGCACTGGCTGAAGACGCTGGAGACCCCCGACCCCTCGTACGGCGAACCCGGCGAACCCGGCGAACCCGGCGAACCCGGCGGCGTCCACGCCGAGCTGGTCCGTCCGGTGCCCGCGGAGCTCGCGGAGGCGCTGCTCACCGCGCTGCCCCGGATGTTCCACGCCGGTCCCGAGCACATCGCGCTCGCCGCGCTCGCCCCGGCGCTCATCGAGTGGCGCGGGCGGCGGATCCCGTCCGACCGGTCCGCGCTCCGCGTCGACCTGGCGACCGCGGGATCGGACGGATACCCGGTGCCGGTCCGGCTCACACCGGGCCTCGCGAACCTGGACAAGAGCCTCGCCGACCCGCGCGGCCTGGCCCGCGCGCTCAAGCGGGTGAAGGAGCAGATCCGGTCCCTGCCGGCCGAGGGCCGCAACTACCGCGAACTGCGGCAGGGCGGCGGCGACGCGGGGCGGCAGCTGGCGGCGTACGCGCCCTCACAGGTCTGCTTCCGCCACGACACCGCCGAGGCCCCGGAGCAGGCGTACCCGCTGCTGGTCGACGTACGGCGGCAGAACGGGAGCAAGGCGGAGACGGTGTGGCGCTGGGACACGGCCCTCTTCGACGAGGACGACATCACGGCGCTCGCCGACCGGTGGATCCAGACCCTGGCCGGGCTCGCCGCCCTGACCGGCCACCCGGAGCTCGGCGGGCTCACCCCTTCCGACGTACGCCTGCTCAGCCTCAAGCAGTCCACGCTCACCGAGCTCGAACGGACCTACCCGGGCCTCACGGACGTCCTGCCGCTCGCCCCGCTCCAGCAGGGCCTGCTGCTGCACGTCAGCGCCGCCGACCCGGAGACCGACGCCGACCCGTACCAGGGACAGACGGTCTTCGACCTGGCCGGGCCGCTGGACGCGGAGCGGCTGCGGCGGGCCGCGCAGGGCCTGCTCATGCGCCACGACAACCTGCGGGCGTGCTTCGCGGTCCGGGGCCTGGAGACACCCGTCCAGATCGTGCGGGACTCCGTCGACGTGCCGTGGCGGACCCACGACCTGTCCGGTCTCGGTCCCGAGGAGCAGGCCGCGGAGCGTGAGCGGATCGCCGCGGAGGACGCGGCGCTCCGCTTCGACCTGGCGACCGGCCCGATGCTCCGCTTCTCGCTGCTGCGGTTCTCCGAGACCCGCCACGAACTGCTCGTCGCGGAACACCACATCCTGCTCGACGGCTGGTCCATGCCGGTCGTCTGGCGCGACCTGTTCGACCTGTACGCGGGCCGGGAACCGGCGCCCGTCGTCCCGTTCCGGGACTATCTGGCCTGGCTGGCCGAGCAGGACAGGGAGGAGGCGGCCGAGGCCTGGCGGGCGTACCTGACCGGCGTCGGCGGGCCGACCAGGATCGGGCGCCCGGGGCTCTCCCCGCACGTCCTGCCGCGCACCGCCTCCGCCGTCCTGCCGGCCGGCCTGACCCGGGACCTGGAGCGGGCCGCCGCCCGCCTCGGCATCACCCTGAACACGGCGCTGCAGACCGCCTGGGGACTCCAGCTGGGGCGCCTCACCGGCAGCGCAGACGTCGTGTTCGGCACCACCGTCTCGGAGCGGCCGGCCGAGATCGACGGCATCGAGTCCGTCGTCGGCCTGCTCATCAACACCGTGCCCCTACGGGTGCGGACGGAGCCCGGCGAACCGCTCGCGGCGACCCTGCGCCGGGTGCAGTCCGCCCAGCTGGAGGTGTTCCCGCACCGCCATCTCGGGCTGACCGAGATCCAGCGCCTGGCGGGCGCGGGCGAGCTGTTCGACTCGTACTACGTCTTCCAGAACTACCCCGACCAGGAGGACCCGGCCGCCGGGACCGGCGAGCTGAGGGCGACCGAGCGGACGGAGGGCGCCAAGGGCGTCTCGCACTATCCGCTGGGCATCACCGTCCTGCCCGGAGACCGGCTGGAGATCCTCTTCGGCTACCACCCCGATCTGTTCGACCAGCGGCGGATCGACACCATCAAGGAATCCCTCATCGAGATCATCGAGGCGATCGCCGCGGAGGGCTCGGCATGAAGAGCTTCTTCCGGTTGATCCGCGAACTGCCCATCCCCGTACGGATCCTGCTGCTGTGCGCGATGGCGCGCGCGGTCAGCTTCTTCGCGATCCTGGCCTATCTGCCCATCTATCTGCACGACGCGCTCGACATGAACGGCGCGACCATCGGCTATGTGCTCGGCGGCTGCCTGATCGTCGGCACGGTCGTGAGCGTCTACGGCGGCTATCTCGCCGACCGGTTCGTGAAGGTCCACTTCATGATCGCCCTGGACGTCGTGCTCACGGTCCTGTACGGCGGGCTGCCGCTGATCGGCTCGCCCGTCCTGGTCATCGGCGTCCTGCTCGTCGCCAACATCGCCTCCTCGTCGATGAGCGTCACCGCCAACGCGCTCCTCGCCGACCTGCTGCCCTCGGAGAACCGGGCCAAGGTGTTCTCGCTGCGCTACTCGCTGCAGAACATCGGCGCCGCCGTCGGCCCGTTCCTCGGCGTCTGGACGGTCAAGGCCGGCCAGGGCGGTCCGTTCGTGCTCTCCGCCGCCGTCATCTTCGCCGCGCTGCTGCCGCTGCTGGTCTTCCGCCGGCTCTTCACCGGGGCCGCCACCGCGCAGGAGAAGGAGGCCCAGGAGAAGGCCGAGGCCGCGCAGGACGACTCCGAGTCGATGAACTTCCGCGAGGTACTGCGGGTCATGCGGGCCGACCGGCGGCTCGGGCTCTTCACCCTCGGCGGCATCCTCAGCATCGTCGTCTACGGCCCGCTGCTCACCTACATGTCGCAGTACCTGGTCACGGTCGAGTCCCGCGACACCGCCTACCAGCTCGTCGCCTACATCTCCGCCGCCAACGCGATCGTCGTCATCTCCACCCAGTACGTGATCGGCAGCAGGCTCAAGGAGAAGACGCTGCTGCGCTGGCTGACCTGGGGCACGGGGGCGTTCGTCCTCGGACTGATCGGCATGGCCCTGTCCACCGAGGCCTGGATCATCGTCGCCGCGATCGTCGTCTTCACCCTCGGCGAGGTGATCGTCGTGCCCGCCGAGTACATGTTCATCGACAACATCGCCCCCGAGAACCTGCGCGGCAGCTACTTCGGCGCCCAGAACCTCGTCCACATCGGCGTGGCCATCGGGCCGGTGATCTGCGGCTTCCTGCTCGTGCACGCCTCGCCCACCGCCATGTTCGCCGCGCTGATCGCCCTGGTGATCGCCGGCTGGTGGTTCTACGTCCTCGGCTGCCGCGCCCCCGCACCCGCCACCACCACCGCCGTCGGTACCGACGCGCAGAAAGTGAATCCGTGAGGTGACCATGAGCTTCGACCAGATCGTCCAGAAGACCCTCTGCCCGTTCGCCAGGACCTCGAAGATGGGCCCGCCGCTCACCGTCGCGTCGGCCGACGTCGAGCGGGAGCTGCGCGAACACCGCACCGCCATCGCGGACTTCTTCCGTACGGCCCGGGCGGACGAGCTCGACGGCATGGTGATCACCTTCGAGGACGAGACCCTCGGCGCGAGCCTGGACTCCCTGACACGGCTGACGAAGCGGTTCTTCGAGACGCTCTGCGCGCTGTACCCGGGCGTCTACATCCAGGACTCTCCCCGGCCGGACGAGACCTGGTACGCGATGATCGAGGGCGAGCGCTTCTTCGTCGTCTCCTTCGCGCCCTGCTATCCCGAGCACTCCCCGCGCCACAACCACGGCAGCCCGCACACGTACTTCCTGCTCCAGCCGGCCTCCACCTTCGAGCGGAACGCGGAGGCGATCGACAGGCGCAGGGAGCGCATCCACCGGGCGTTCACGGCGGTGGGCAGGCCGTACGACGCCCCTCTCGCCAACGTCGAGAACGACATGTTCAAGTCCGTCATGCCGATCGAGCCGATCGACCGGCACATCCCCTGGTGGGAGGCCGGGGACGGCGCGATGAAGAAGGCGGGGTAGCGGGGGAGATGATCGAGGAACTGCTGCCGCGGCCGGTCACGACCGCGGAGGCGTTCGGCGATCCGGCGGGGCCA harbors:
- a CDS encoding non-ribosomal peptide synthetase translates to MTAQLENAEDIGTWTSGLVARFEEQAGRAPGAVAVRWGDATLSYGELNERANRIARWLIARGVGPGDTVAVALPSSPELVAALLGTLKSGARYLPLDPGYPAERLAYMTADARPRALITTPEVEAGLGPVDAATLYAGEEGTGSAPDAHAPNPAGRFTGPDQAAYTIYTSGSTGRPKGVVVTHRSLANFLAFMSAHHQVHAGDVVLSTTPVSFDIAGLELYLPLVNGATLHLVPRATTVDGAALRRHLAGARPTLIQGTPALWQLLREAGWTPAELAAGTRVLCGGEALPQDLADFLSADGHAEVWNLYGPTETTIWSLVAPVRAGEPVSIGTPMWNTGAHVLDERLEPVPAGESGELYLSGDGLARGYHGRAALTAERFVACPFGPPGARMYRTGDVVRRRPDGTLDFLGRVDEQVKIRGYRIELGEIEEALRRLPEVAQARVVVRADDDGLTRLAGYVVPTPGHAPGQAPEPAALRAALTAWLPDHMVPAGIAVLDRFPLTPAGKVDRAALPPLEFAHSTPYRAPEGERERALVELFREVLRVERVGADDSFFDLGGNSLLATRLLARVRATLAVELPIRTVFEDRTPAALALRLDEGAPARPAPRVMARGEHIPVSYAQQRLWFLHRLEGPSTTYNLPIAVRLTGELDPAALRAAVDHLLARHESLRTYFAEGPHGAEQIVVPAAEARVEVTVHDLRAEALQAAVDRAAGYLFDLAAEIPTRVDLFRTGPRDHVLLLCIHHIASDGWSLAPLVKDLCEAYNAHRAATAPETAELGVQYVDYTLWQRELLGSTDDPDSPMSRQLGYWRERLAGAPELLDLPTDRPRPALAGFRGDVVRFDVGAALTERLQSLAQRERASLFMVLQAATATLLTKLGAGTDIPLGSPLAGRADSALDELVGFFVNTLVLRTDTSGNPAFTELLARVNASNLAAYEHQDLPFEYLVEVLNPARTTSHHPLFQVMLVLQNNVEPEWRLDGLAAAHETVPTHTAKFDLTIELTERFDEHGAPDGLRGEIEYATDLFDRETVERFARYLLRILDAVVADPARPLDSVDLLDGPERTSLLDTWNATALDLPGDCFPALFEAQVARTPDGLALVHEDTELSYAELDRRANRIAHWLIARGVGRDDVVGLSLRRSPELLAGLLGILKAGGVYLPLDPDYPPERLAFMVEDTRLKVLLTTGDVLAKLPAEAHGVLRLDVDDPDARAELAAMPDHAPTDAERLAPLRPEDLAYVIYTSGSTGRPKGVAVTHRGIPNLARSYIERYGLDENSRFLQFSSINFDPTFCEMCCTLLSGAAVVLTSPEELLSPDRQRALTARHRPTHITFSPTILGSMAEDALAGVRNLMVAGEACPPGLAATWSRGRTMINAYGPTEATVDTLYWECGSAGPAFEADSVPVGRPLHNTRVYVLDAALRPVAPGVTGELYIAGHGLARGYLGRPGLTAERFVACPYGPPGTRMYRTGDLAKWRTLPGGEGVVDFVGRADDQVKIRGMRIELGEIEAVLDTHEGVAQSVVVVREDTADHKQLVGYVVPKAGDAAARDLADDIEHVDKWQEIHEQGYSEQEDLGVEQDFTGWNSSYDNQPIPLEEMREWQAATVGRILDLRPRHVLEVGVGSGLILWQVAPHVDTYTGVDFSPSLIQTLGARVEESELRDRVLLRSLAAHEIGDLAGRRFDTVVINSVAQYFPSVHYLIDVLKQAMELLEPGGRIFLGDIRHLRLLHPFLTATALHGGAHADEPVAAVRDLVAHTVELESELLLDPAFFSRIGEEITDVAGVDIQLKRGHHRNELTDFRYEVVLHKRGAELRSVREAPELIWQESGGLDALRDRLEAQRPAMLRVTGIPNHRVAAEIEAAHRVRTESAARIRDLGLDARERPGVDPEAVHTLAEQLGYRARATWTDASEGDLFDVLLVDAGDPAAEHPLLTDLFLHKAAPGQSLYEHGNDPRAEDHGRKLALELRRHAARHLPEHMVPAAVVLLDRLPLTPNGKLDTRQLPAPDFTSRAVRPPRTEREITLARLFAEVLGLDTVGVDDQFFDLGGDSIRSIQLVSRARAEGFVITPRDVFQYQTVEALIVRAAQQAETLDPAVVAAGELPHWLKTLETPDPSYGEPGEPGEPGEPGGVHAELVRPVPAELAEALLTALPRMFHAGPEHIALAALAPALIEWRGRRIPSDRSALRVDLATAGSDGYPVPVRLTPGLANLDKSLADPRGLARALKRVKEQIRSLPAEGRNYRELRQGGGDAGRQLAAYAPSQVCFRHDTAEAPEQAYPLLVDVRRQNGSKAETVWRWDTALFDEDDITALADRWIQTLAGLAALTGHPELGGLTPSDVRLLSLKQSTLTELERTYPGLTDVLPLAPLQQGLLLHVSAADPETDADPYQGQTVFDLAGPLDAERLRRAAQGLLMRHDNLRACFAVRGLETPVQIVRDSVDVPWRTHDLSGLGPEEQAAERERIAAEDAALRFDLATGPMLRFSLLRFSETRHELLVAEHHILLDGWSMPVVWRDLFDLYAGREPAPVVPFRDYLAWLAEQDREEAAEAWRAYLTGVGGPTRIGRPGLSPHVLPRTASAVLPAGLTRDLERAAARLGITLNTALQTAWGLQLGRLTGSADVVFGTTVSERPAEIDGIESVVGLLINTVPLRVRTEPGEPLAATLRRVQSAQLEVFPHRHLGLTEIQRLAGAGELFDSYYVFQNYPDQEDPAAGTGELRATERTEGAKGVSHYPLGITVLPGDRLEILFGYHPDLFDQRRIDTIKESLIEIIEAIAAEGSA
- a CDS encoding MFS transporter; amino-acid sequence: MKSFFRLIRELPIPVRILLLCAMARAVSFFAILAYLPIYLHDALDMNGATIGYVLGGCLIVGTVVSVYGGYLADRFVKVHFMIALDVVLTVLYGGLPLIGSPVLVIGVLLVANIASSSMSVTANALLADLLPSENRAKVFSLRYSLQNIGAAVGPFLGVWTVKAGQGGPFVLSAAVIFAALLPLLVFRRLFTGAATAQEKEAQEKAEAAQDDSESMNFREVLRVMRADRRLGLFTLGGILSIVVYGPLLTYMSQYLVTVESRDTAYQLVAYISAANAIVVISTQYVIGSRLKEKTLLRWLTWGTGAFVLGLIGMALSTEAWIIVAAIVVFTLGEVIVVPAEYMFIDNIAPENLRGSYFGAQNLVHIGVAIGPVICGFLLVHASPTAMFAALIALVIAGWWFYVLGCRAPAPATTTAVGTDAQKVNP
- a CDS encoding YqcI/YcgG family protein, with amino-acid sequence MSFDQIVQKTLCPFARTSKMGPPLTVASADVERELREHRTAIADFFRTARADELDGMVITFEDETLGASLDSLTRLTKRFFETLCALYPGVYIQDSPRPDETWYAMIEGERFFVVSFAPCYPEHSPRHNHGSPHTYFLLQPASTFERNAEAIDRRRERIHRAFTAVGRPYDAPLANVENDMFKSVMPIEPIDRHIPWWEAGDGAMKKAG